Proteins co-encoded in one Pseudarthrobacter chlorophenolicus A6 genomic window:
- a CDS encoding RDD family protein, with product MAGNLQLVPATAGKRLGAAVVDWLFPLAVLVVTFAIGFAGITRTRSGGFIIYDTASLVLFGGIGLGITLVYAAVLTGLEARTGKTPGNLLMGIRSTDNDGYAPGAGGVFVRGLLTGAGILLTIIGAVLVVVFKWFDAAFFILGPLLLAAAVWAVLVVVSSTWDKDGQLRGWHDNAAKTLVFDVKAGRDPITTGGIQGPYSFAPLDLPPVQPVLSPVAGARAPQVIAPQAPAGAAQQAQVPTAPGQQPAQHAPAAPAAAPVQPHPARAIQPDGRTIPAQTVSYTSPSSFAPPGTPAPDAAPAPPAAWQAGQPFAGQQSSGQPHVDDDVERTQVRPGTAGPAPVAVLRIRLDDGRDFQLDRSVLVGRNPVGSAGEQHAQLLAVDDPGRSISKTHLHVLTDGAGIWVTDRNSTNGSAVTTPDGLRTPLAAGVPTFVSPGSSVHFGDRTFYLGQA from the coding sequence ATGGCAGGAAACCTTCAGCTTGTCCCGGCAACCGCGGGCAAGCGGCTCGGGGCTGCCGTGGTGGACTGGCTGTTCCCGCTGGCGGTCCTGGTGGTGACGTTCGCCATTGGCTTCGCAGGGATCACCCGCACCCGCAGCGGCGGTTTCATCATTTACGACACCGCCTCCCTGGTGCTGTTCGGCGGCATCGGACTGGGCATCACGCTGGTCTACGCAGCCGTGCTGACAGGCCTGGAAGCCCGGACGGGCAAAACGCCCGGCAACCTCCTGATGGGCATCCGCAGCACCGACAATGACGGCTACGCGCCCGGCGCCGGCGGCGTGTTCGTGCGCGGACTGCTGACCGGTGCCGGCATCCTGCTGACCATCATCGGAGCAGTCCTGGTGGTGGTCTTCAAGTGGTTCGACGCCGCCTTCTTCATCCTGGGGCCGCTGCTCCTGGCGGCGGCCGTCTGGGCCGTTCTCGTAGTGGTTTCAAGCACCTGGGACAAGGACGGGCAACTGCGCGGCTGGCACGACAATGCCGCCAAGACGCTCGTTTTTGACGTCAAGGCAGGCCGTGACCCCATCACCACAGGCGGCATCCAGGGCCCCTACAGCTTCGCGCCCCTGGACCTGCCTCCTGTCCAGCCGGTGCTCTCGCCCGTCGCCGGTGCCCGCGCGCCCCAGGTCATCGCCCCCCAGGCTCCGGCCGGAGCAGCACAGCAGGCGCAGGTGCCGACCGCGCCGGGTCAGCAGCCCGCCCAGCACGCGCCCGCGGCGCCCGCTGCAGCGCCGGTCCAGCCCCACCCGGCACGGGCCATCCAGCCTGATGGCCGGACCATCCCAGCACAGACCGTGTCCTACACCTCGCCCTCGTCCTTCGCACCGCCGGGGACTCCGGCGCCGGACGCCGCTCCCGCACCGCCCGCAGCATGGCAGGCCGGGCAGCCGTTCGCCGGGCAGCAGTCTTCGGGGCAGCCACACGTGGACGACGACGTCGAACGCACCCAGGTGCGCCCCGGCACCGCCGGCCCGGCGCCTGTCGCCGTGCTGCGGATCAGGCTCGACGACGGCCGCGACTTCCAGCTCGACCGCAGCGTCCTGGTGGGCCGCAACCCCGTGGGCTCCGCCGGCGAACAGCATGCCCAGCTCCTCGCCGTCGACGACCCCGGACGGTCCATCTCCAAGACCCACCTGCACGTCCTGACCGACGGGGCGGGGATCTGGGTGACCGACCGGAACTCCACCAACGGCAGTGCCGTGACCACGCCCGACGGACTCCGCACGCCCCTTGCGGCCGGTGTCCCGACTTTTGTATCCCCCGGTTCCAGCGTCCACTTTGGCGACCGGACCTTTTACCTAGGACAGGCATGA
- a CDS encoding PP2C family protein-serine/threonine phosphatase — protein sequence MNQQPASVPTTTQPGPGLSLTCGYGTDRGLRRELNEDSFIASDPVFAVADGMGGHEAGEIASGMCVRTLAAIPQLSTGDRSVTAAVLQQYLLRADNSIREATGARAGTTLTGAVVVEQMGMPYWLVMNIGDSRTYRLSQGRFEQISVDHSEVQELVDAGEITPQQATVHPRRHVVTRALGTGDETEADYWLLPVEEGDRVMVCSDGLTSELTDEHIHRILSTAGHPQDAVDALIQAALRSGGRDNITVIVVDARNVLNDAGAATTAPRRDPSAEDEDTLPRGQAAQATTQPLPQQQDNAVQEKAAGHEPAAGQDPDDGTEAPR from the coding sequence ATGAACCAACAGCCCGCCAGTGTTCCCACCACCACGCAGCCGGGCCCTGGCCTGAGCCTCACCTGCGGCTACGGAACGGACCGGGGACTCCGCCGCGAGCTGAATGAGGATTCCTTCATCGCGTCGGACCCGGTCTTCGCCGTTGCCGACGGCATGGGCGGCCATGAGGCCGGCGAGATTGCCAGCGGCATGTGCGTCAGGACCCTGGCAGCGATTCCGCAGCTGTCCACGGGGGACCGGAGCGTCACGGCCGCGGTCCTGCAGCAGTACCTGCTGCGCGCGGACAACTCCATCAGGGAAGCCACGGGTGCCCGGGCGGGAACCACGCTGACCGGAGCGGTGGTGGTGGAGCAGATGGGCATGCCGTACTGGCTGGTGATGAACATCGGCGACTCCCGCACCTACCGCCTCAGCCAGGGCCGGTTCGAGCAAATCAGCGTGGACCACTCGGAAGTCCAGGAACTCGTGGACGCCGGCGAAATCACGCCCCAGCAGGCCACGGTGCATCCCCGCCGCCATGTGGTCACCAGGGCGCTGGGCACCGGGGACGAAACCGAGGCCGACTACTGGCTGCTTCCGGTGGAGGAGGGGGACCGGGTCATGGTCTGCTCCGACGGCCTCACCTCCGAACTGACGGACGAGCACATCCACCGCATCCTCAGCACGGCCGGCCACCCGCAGGACGCCGTCGACGCCCTTATCCAGGCCGCGCTGCGCAGCGGCGGGCGGGACAACATCACAGTGATTGTGGTGGACGCCCGCAACGTCCTGAACGACGCCGGCGCTGCCACTACGGCTCCACGGCGGGATCCGTCCGCTGAAGACGAGGACACGTTGCCCCGCGGACAGGCAGCGCAGGCCACAACCCAGCCTCTTCCGCAACAGCAGGACAACGCAGTGCAGGAAAAGGCGGCCGGGCACGAACCCGCTGCAGGCCAGGATCCCGACGACGGCACCGAGGCCCCGCGATGA
- a CDS encoding FHA domain-containing protein — MTGTSYVPGTWLGIVRSHTAVILGPDTPPALADSVWNLIAGKTEVYEVLQAITGSSGGNLSRIPPFAILDFSGPLRVFLRGGLELSVETPEGPAELNGRDVTTWSERSFAIPGACTLMIPGAGETGQPELRLGEGMVLLQAIRLGADAGQGALEAPRTAAVPDGGGVPAGTAAGAATPVAAEPQTAADAEAEPAAAGTPVAAVAVDSSGTAEVLPEASSASDAAAGAAADPGVADAGDTALPETATAPGHAEVSVETVYAVLDEDGEYAGHGGTQHAGSGEAAADNETADDDAAGTDSAPNGPTDDGAADNASAETGGPDAEAAGLHVDGDADPVPGTAVPGAADVLAAIDLTSSYDHLWERTVMRNIEDAAVREEPADDEHGSAPAHEAAAPEAAIEAGAEEQQAPEHPLPHNEADGAGIQDGAGLPPATAPKPATGLLIESVPWRTGGAGNAQAPAPEPFTPAPASAGTPPGAPPAFGAPTPGPQPGTAQPASYPAAPGTGPSATDFDDDHDGQTVMKSSLPTGQQATATPGGPGPDGPAPAGGPLVLARVCPQGHANPPIRSACTVCGAPLPQDAVQVGRPRLGRMRLSTGELLDLDQSLVIGRQPSVSRVQGGGMPRLVQVPSPGGDISRSHVEVRLEGWHVMLCDLKATNGTVLVREGQSPRRLAQNEMAILLDGDIAELGDNISLRFEEIP, encoded by the coding sequence ATGACCGGCACCAGCTACGTCCCCGGCACCTGGCTGGGCATCGTCCGTTCCCACACGGCTGTCATCCTCGGACCCGATACGCCGCCCGCCCTCGCTGATTCCGTATGGAACCTCATTGCCGGGAAGACCGAAGTCTACGAAGTCCTGCAGGCCATCACCGGCAGCTCCGGCGGCAACCTGTCCCGCATTCCGCCGTTCGCCATCCTGGACTTTTCCGGGCCGCTGCGGGTGTTCCTCCGGGGTGGGCTCGAACTCTCTGTCGAAACACCCGAGGGGCCCGCGGAGCTGAACGGCCGCGACGTCACCACCTGGAGCGAACGCAGCTTTGCCATTCCCGGCGCCTGCACCCTGATGATCCCGGGCGCAGGCGAAACCGGGCAGCCCGAGCTCCGGCTGGGCGAGGGCATGGTCCTGCTGCAGGCGATCCGCCTGGGTGCTGATGCCGGGCAGGGCGCACTGGAAGCTCCAAGGACTGCTGCTGTCCCCGACGGTGGTGGCGTCCCAGCCGGCACGGCAGCCGGTGCGGCAACTCCCGTGGCGGCTGAACCGCAGACCGCCGCGGATGCTGAGGCCGAGCCTGCCGCTGCGGGCACTCCGGTGGCGGCGGTTGCCGTCGATTCGTCCGGTACCGCTGAAGTCCTGCCGGAGGCCTCCAGCGCAAGTGATGCTGCGGCCGGCGCGGCCGCTGATCCCGGCGTTGCGGACGCCGGAGATACGGCGCTGCCGGAAACGGCCACCGCGCCGGGCCATGCGGAGGTTTCAGTCGAAACCGTGTACGCCGTCCTGGACGAGGACGGCGAATATGCCGGGCACGGCGGCACGCAGCACGCCGGTTCAGGCGAAGCCGCCGCTGACAATGAGACTGCCGACGACGACGCAGCAGGTACTGATTCTGCTCCGAATGGCCCCACCGACGACGGTGCAGCGGACAACGCCTCGGCGGAAACCGGCGGCCCGGACGCGGAAGCCGCCGGATTGCACGTGGACGGCGACGCGGACCCTGTCCCCGGGACGGCAGTTCCCGGGGCCGCTGACGTGCTTGCGGCCATTGACCTGACCAGCTCCTATGACCACCTGTGGGAGCGGACGGTCATGCGGAACATCGAGGACGCGGCGGTCCGCGAGGAACCGGCCGACGACGAGCACGGGTCCGCACCCGCCCACGAGGCCGCGGCCCCGGAGGCTGCCATCGAAGCCGGCGCTGAAGAGCAGCAAGCACCGGAGCACCCGCTGCCGCACAACGAAGCGGACGGCGCTGGCATCCAGGACGGTGCAGGCCTTCCTCCTGCCACAGCACCCAAGCCGGCCACCGGCCTGCTCATCGAGTCGGTGCCGTGGCGGACCGGGGGAGCGGGGAACGCGCAAGCACCTGCCCCGGAGCCGTTCACCCCGGCCCCGGCTTCGGCCGGGACGCCGCCTGGAGCGCCACCGGCGTTCGGAGCGCCCACGCCGGGGCCGCAGCCGGGAACCGCCCAGCCCGCCAGCTACCCTGCGGCACCCGGGACGGGGCCATCGGCCACCGACTTTGACGATGACCATGACGGCCAGACGGTCATGAAAAGCAGCCTCCCCACCGGCCAGCAGGCAACCGCCACGCCGGGCGGGCCGGGCCCGGACGGCCCAGCACCGGCCGGAGGTCCGCTGGTGTTGGCCCGGGTGTGCCCGCAGGGCCATGCGAACCCGCCCATCCGCTCGGCCTGCACCGTCTGCGGAGCGCCCCTGCCCCAGGACGCGGTGCAGGTGGGCCGTCCCCGCCTGGGCCGGATGCGGCTGTCCACGGGCGAACTGCTGGACCTGGACCAGTCACTGGTCATCGGCCGCCAGCCTTCTGTTTCACGCGTCCAGGGCGGCGGGATGCCACGCCTGGTCCAGGTGCCCAGCCCCGGCGGCGACATCTCAAGGTCCCATGTGGAGGTCCGGCTGGAAGGGTGGCACGTCATGCTGTGCGACCTTAAGGCAACCAATGGCACTGTCCTGGTGCGGGAAGGCCAGTCCCCGCGGCGCCTGGCCCAGAACGAGATGGCCATCCTGCTGGACGGTGATATCGCCGAGTTGGGCGATAACATCTCGCTGCGTTTTGAGGAGATTCCTTGA
- a CDS encoding serine/threonine-protein kinase translates to MSSKRPVAPPPRIPGFNYISLLGSGGFSDVYLYEQDRPRRKVAVKVLLSDLKTEGARRRFESEANLMAQLSSHPYIVTIFEAEVTDDGHSYLAMEYCSRPSLDVRYRRQRFSVDEVLAVGIQVASAVETAHRAGIAHRDIKPANILVTDYNRPALTDFGISGTLAGDSDDDSGMSIPWSPPEQFRDGSVDGVMVDVWALGATLYTLLAGRSPFVMPGADNSQRELINRISNTALPRLGRADVPESLELALATAMAKSPQSRYSSAHAFALALQRIQAELNLSVTPFEVLEEPQQEENHPDEGTEETRVRSIASIDPERTGSAPTFPARTWPQAPGSGAGGAGTGNTTAGPGSQTGAPPSRFTAPAAGTWPPATAEGRNAATQARVPGSIFGGKEATDDDGPHEWSQSTVLRGSGGSQSNYGAPVHGAEDAHTSSADATVHRPAASDRPAEGPEEAPEQDHGKRNLWLAIAGGTILALAAVVGVVAANSGGGTPKAVETQQVSKPPADALDNGTVPDVEGLAGAAGSDGNVAFTWKNPQPKDGDSYKWRVYTIGGGGEFQSVAQPPVQVKANPSGQTCVQVMIVRTDGAFSPLEQGSIACTGS, encoded by the coding sequence TTGAGTTCCAAACGGCCCGTAGCGCCGCCACCCCGTATCCCGGGGTTCAATTACATCAGCCTGCTCGGTTCCGGCGGGTTCTCCGACGTCTACCTCTACGAGCAGGACAGGCCGCGCCGCAAAGTGGCCGTCAAAGTGCTGCTCTCGGACCTGAAGACCGAGGGCGCCCGCCGCCGCTTCGAGTCCGAGGCCAACCTGATGGCCCAGCTGTCCTCCCACCCCTACATCGTCACCATCTTCGAAGCGGAAGTGACGGATGACGGCCACTCGTACCTGGCCATGGAGTACTGCTCCCGCCCCAGCCTGGACGTCCGCTACCGCCGGCAGCGGTTCAGCGTGGATGAGGTGCTGGCCGTCGGCATCCAGGTAGCCTCCGCCGTCGAAACGGCCCACCGGGCAGGCATTGCCCACCGCGACATCAAGCCGGCCAACATCCTGGTGACCGACTACAACCGCCCGGCCCTGACCGACTTCGGCATCTCCGGCACCCTCGCCGGTGACAGCGACGACGATTCCGGCATGTCCATCCCCTGGTCCCCGCCCGAACAGTTCCGCGACGGCAGCGTGGACGGCGTCATGGTGGATGTGTGGGCCCTCGGTGCCACCCTTTACACACTCCTGGCCGGCCGCTCGCCGTTCGTGATGCCTGGCGCGGACAACTCCCAGCGTGAACTGATCAACCGCATCAGCAACACCGCCCTGCCGCGACTGGGCCGCGCGGACGTACCCGAGTCCCTGGAGCTTGCCCTGGCCACCGCCATGGCCAAATCGCCCCAGTCACGGTATTCCTCCGCGCACGCGTTCGCCCTTGCCCTGCAGCGCATCCAGGCGGAGCTGAACCTCTCCGTCACCCCCTTCGAGGTGCTCGAGGAACCGCAGCAGGAAGAGAACCACCCGGACGAGGGCACTGAGGAGACCCGGGTCCGGAGCATCGCGTCAATCGACCCGGAGCGCACCGGCAGTGCGCCCACCTTCCCGGCCCGCACGTGGCCGCAGGCTCCAGGCTCCGGGGCGGGTGGCGCCGGTACCGGAAACACCACGGCGGGACCTGGCAGCCAAACCGGTGCGCCGCCGTCGCGCTTCACCGCCCCCGCCGCCGGAACCTGGCCGCCCGCCACGGCGGAAGGACGCAACGCGGCAACCCAGGCCCGCGTCCCCGGGAGCATCTTCGGCGGCAAGGAGGCAACGGACGACGACGGGCCGCACGAATGGTCCCAGTCCACCGTCCTGCGCGGCAGCGGCGGCAGCCAGTCCAACTACGGGGCACCGGTCCACGGCGCCGAGGACGCGCACACCAGTTCCGCCGATGCCACCGTCCACCGGCCCGCGGCCAGCGACCGGCCGGCCGAAGGGCCTGAAGAAGCGCCGGAGCAGGACCACGGCAAGCGGAACCTGTGGCTCGCCATAGCCGGCGGCACCATCCTGGCCCTTGCCGCGGTGGTGGGTGTCGTGGCAGCCAACTCCGGCGGCGGGACGCCCAAAGCGGTGGAAACCCAGCAGGTATCCAAGCCGCCCGCGGACGCACTGGATAACGGAACCGTCCCCGACGTCGAAGGGCTGGCCGGGGCCGCAGGCAGCGACGGCAACGTGGCGTTCACCTGGAAGAACCCGCAGCCCAAGGACGGCGACAGCTACAAATGGCGCGTCTACACCATCGGCGGTGGCGGCGAGTTCCAGTCTGTGGCGCAGCCGCCGGTCCAGGTCAAGGCAAACCCCTCCGGGCAGACCTGCGTGCAAGTGATGATCGTCCGCACCGACGGTGCGTTCTCCCCGCTGGAACAGGGGTCCATCGCCTGCACCGGCTCATGA
- a CDS encoding FtsK/SpoIIIE domain-containing protein — MRIRLTLRRDPAETKDLAVTVDGLATVADIATVLWAADPDRKGRPAPDNLSLRIDEAFVGGGISGNVLAREDNLLESGLRPGSVVSLAQVSDQFHEAGAGRGPAAATLRVLSGPDVGKEFSLPTGTSYIGRDRDVDIRLTDPLTSKRHARITVAEGVEIVDTNSANGLLMDGLPVTRARLNSSDTVTLGDTTVTVVPLGHNRAAAPTSPLVDFNRSPRVVPRFEEPKRVVPSGPKRPEDHPFPYIMLIAPLMMGAVIFAVTRNPLSVIFMMMMPLFIIGHYVDQKMRNRKQQKEGHKHFRASMAAFREDITELQKVERAVRLQEAPSVSDTVDAIYKLGPLLWTHRPEHKTFLGLRFGLGTAPSRVRLEEPSNNDTEVQYAREIQDCLKQFREIEGVPIVSQLRTSGSLGIAGARGLVDDVARGIVLQLVGLHSPAEVVLTAITSAQSRERWDWLQWLPHVGSGHSPLSGDHLAAGSAGGSSLLARLEDLLDAREAAVKRQAPELRQEMDPAKHELEAPVLPTVLLIVEDDAPVDRGRLTRLAERGPDSGVHVMWVATDIQALPAACRDFMVVDGDHGTTTGQVRLGRHTYPVSCESVDAELAGQLARMLAPVVDVGKPVNDDSDLPRAVSYATLIGKDFLDNPQAVAERWSENNSVHSSAVANRKDNGTLRALVGSKGVEPLYLDLKNEGPHALVGGTTGAGKSEFLQSWVMGMASAYSPDRVSFLFVDYKGGAAFADCINLPHTVGLVTDLSPHLVRRALTSLRAELHYREQLLNRKKAKDLLALQREADPDAPPYLIIIVDEFAALANEVPEFVDGVVDVAARGRSLGLHLILATQRPAGVIKDSLRANTNLRVALRMADEDDATDILGVPDAAYFDPGIPGRGAAKTGPGRIQGFQTGYAGGWTTEKPQRPQIDIVEMAFGSGSSWEAPAPEKPVAEEPAGPNDIARMTANIVRAADVLAIAPPRKPWLDELAKTYDFSKLPNPRTDDQLLLGVADDPVRQDQPTVFYEPDRDGNMAIYGTGGSGKSAALRGIAIAAAVTPRGGPVHVYGIDCGSSGLRMLEELPHVGEVINGDDVERVGRLLRLLRDIAEQRSARFAEVRASTIVEYRRLANRPDEKRIFVLVDGMSAFREAYEHSRLSGLWDIFLQLATDGRTLGIHLVVSGDRPNAVPASLLASIQRRLVLRMSSEDDYISMDVPRDVLGATSPPGRGLLDGLEVQLAVLGGNSNLALQAREVHKLSEAMLRQGLDTAPGIERLPDQVDLDVLPAGSPELPVIGVDDETLQPAEIMARGPLLVGGPPGAGRTVALVTLAYALRRSNPEVELIYIGARRSAVASLPLWNRSVVGPDDLAEVVEDLVEHSSGNPGRLAIFIEGLTEFTDTMAESGMAQLVTASIKADQWVVGESESSTWSSAWQLAQPFKSGRRGLLLNPGDIEGDSLLNTSLGRVSPEFIPGRGYIVGRGKARKIQVALPPENRD, encoded by the coding sequence ATGAGAATCCGGCTGACACTCCGCCGGGACCCGGCGGAAACCAAGGACCTGGCCGTCACCGTGGACGGCTTGGCCACGGTGGCGGACATTGCCACCGTGCTCTGGGCTGCGGACCCGGACCGGAAGGGACGCCCCGCACCGGACAACCTGTCCCTGCGCATCGATGAGGCCTTCGTTGGCGGCGGCATCAGCGGCAACGTCCTGGCCAGGGAGGACAACCTCCTGGAGTCCGGCCTGCGGCCGGGTTCGGTGGTCTCGCTGGCCCAGGTCAGCGACCAGTTCCATGAAGCCGGTGCCGGACGCGGTCCTGCCGCGGCCACCCTGCGGGTGCTGTCCGGGCCCGACGTCGGCAAGGAATTTTCGCTGCCCACCGGCACCAGCTACATCGGCCGGGACCGGGACGTGGACATCCGGCTCACCGACCCCCTGACCTCCAAGCGACACGCCCGCATCACCGTGGCCGAGGGCGTCGAAATCGTTGACACCAACTCCGCCAACGGCCTGCTCATGGATGGCCTGCCGGTGACCCGTGCCCGGCTAAACTCGTCCGACACCGTCACCCTGGGCGACACCACCGTCACCGTGGTTCCACTGGGCCACAACCGGGCGGCAGCACCGACGTCGCCCCTGGTGGACTTTAACCGTTCGCCCCGGGTGGTTCCGCGGTTCGAGGAACCCAAGCGCGTGGTCCCGTCCGGCCCCAAGCGGCCGGAAGACCACCCCTTCCCCTACATCATGCTGATTGCCCCGCTGATGATGGGCGCAGTCATCTTCGCCGTCACCCGCAACCCGCTGTCCGTGATCTTCATGATGATGATGCCGCTGTTCATCATCGGCCACTACGTGGACCAAAAGATGCGCAACAGGAAGCAGCAGAAGGAAGGCCACAAGCACTTCCGTGCGTCGATGGCAGCCTTCCGGGAGGACATCACCGAGCTGCAGAAGGTGGAGCGTGCCGTCCGGCTGCAGGAAGCGCCGTCCGTCAGCGACACCGTGGACGCGATCTACAAGCTCGGCCCGCTGCTGTGGACGCACCGCCCCGAGCACAAAACCTTCCTGGGGCTGCGGTTCGGGCTGGGCACCGCTCCTTCCCGGGTCCGGCTCGAAGAACCGTCCAACAACGACACCGAGGTGCAGTACGCCCGCGAAATCCAGGACTGCCTGAAACAGTTCCGGGAAATCGAAGGCGTCCCCATCGTCTCGCAGCTGCGCACCTCCGGGTCCCTGGGCATCGCCGGCGCCCGCGGCCTGGTGGACGACGTGGCCCGCGGCATCGTCCTGCAGCTGGTGGGCCTCCACTCGCCCGCCGAAGTGGTCCTCACAGCCATCACCTCGGCGCAGTCCCGGGAGCGCTGGGACTGGCTGCAGTGGTTGCCGCACGTCGGCTCCGGCCACAGCCCACTGTCCGGAGACCACCTGGCCGCCGGGTCCGCCGGCGGCTCATCGCTGCTGGCCCGGCTTGAAGACCTGCTCGACGCGCGGGAGGCCGCCGTCAAGCGGCAGGCGCCCGAGCTGCGCCAGGAGATGGACCCCGCCAAGCACGAACTCGAAGCACCCGTGCTGCCCACGGTGCTGCTGATCGTGGAGGATGACGCGCCGGTGGACCGCGGGCGCCTTACCCGGCTCGCCGAACGGGGACCGGACTCGGGCGTGCACGTCATGTGGGTGGCCACCGATATCCAGGCCCTCCCGGCGGCCTGCCGGGACTTCATGGTGGTGGACGGCGATCACGGCACCACCACCGGCCAGGTCCGCCTGGGCAGGCACACCTACCCCGTGAGCTGCGAAAGCGTCGACGCCGAGCTGGCCGGCCAGCTGGCCCGCATGCTCGCACCGGTGGTGGACGTGGGCAAGCCGGTCAACGACGACTCCGACCTGCCGCGCGCCGTCTCCTATGCCACGCTGATCGGCAAGGACTTCCTGGACAACCCGCAGGCGGTGGCCGAGCGCTGGTCGGAGAACAACTCCGTGCACTCCTCCGCGGTGGCCAACCGCAAGGACAACGGCACGCTCCGCGCCCTGGTGGGATCCAAGGGCGTCGAACCGCTGTACCTGGACCTGAAGAACGAAGGGCCGCACGCCCTGGTTGGCGGTACCACCGGTGCCGGCAAGTCGGAGTTCCTGCAGTCCTGGGTGATGGGCATGGCATCCGCCTACAGCCCGGACCGGGTCAGCTTCCTGTTCGTGGACTACAAGGGCGGAGCTGCCTTCGCCGACTGCATCAACCTGCCGCACACCGTGGGCCTGGTCACGGACCTGTCCCCGCACCTGGTGCGGCGGGCACTGACGTCGCTGCGCGCGGAACTCCACTACCGCGAGCAGCTGCTTAACCGGAAAAAAGCGAAAGACCTGCTGGCCCTGCAGCGCGAAGCTGATCCCGACGCGCCGCCGTACCTCATCATCATTGTTGACGAATTCGCGGCGCTCGCCAACGAAGTTCCCGAGTTCGTGGACGGCGTTGTGGATGTGGCCGCCCGTGGCCGCTCGCTGGGCCTGCACCTCATCCTGGCCACCCAGCGTCCGGCCGGCGTCATCAAGGACAGCCTGCGCGCCAACACCAACCTGCGCGTGGCGCTGCGCATGGCGGACGAGGATGACGCCACGGACATCCTGGGCGTCCCGGATGCGGCGTATTTCGATCCGGGCATCCCGGGCCGCGGAGCCGCGAAGACCGGCCCCGGCAGGATCCAGGGTTTCCAGACCGGTTACGCCGGCGGCTGGACCACCGAAAAACCGCAGCGGCCGCAGATTGACATCGTGGAGATGGCCTTCGGCTCGGGCTCAAGCTGGGAAGCGCCGGCGCCGGAAAAGCCTGTCGCGGAAGAACCCGCAGGGCCCAACGACATCGCCCGGATGACGGCGAACATCGTGAGGGCGGCGGACGTCCTTGCCATCGCCCCGCCCCGCAAACCGTGGCTGGACGAGCTTGCCAAGACCTACGATTTCTCCAAGCTGCCCAATCCCCGTACTGACGACCAGCTGCTCCTTGGCGTAGCCGACGACCCCGTCCGCCAGGACCAGCCCACCGTGTTCTACGAGCCCGACCGGGACGGCAACATGGCCATCTACGGCACGGGCGGCTCGGGCAAGTCCGCCGCGCTGCGCGGTATTGCCATCGCCGCCGCGGTAACGCCCCGCGGCGGCCCGGTGCACGTGTACGGCATCGACTGCGGCTCGTCAGGCCTGCGGATGCTCGAAGAGCTGCCGCACGTGGGCGAGGTCATCAACGGCGACGACGTCGAACGCGTGGGAAGGCTCCTGCGCCTGCTGCGGGACATTGCCGAACAGCGGTCGGCCCGCTTCGCCGAGGTCCGCGCGTCCACCATCGTCGAGTACCGCAGGCTGGCCAACCGGCCGGACGAAAAGCGGATCTTCGTCCTGGTGGACGGCATGTCCGCGTTCCGCGAAGCCTACGAACACAGCCGCCTGTCCGGGCTGTGGGACATCTTCCTCCAGCTGGCCACCGACGGCCGCACCCTCGGAATCCACCTGGTGGTCTCCGGTGACCGTCCCAACGCCGTCCCGGCCTCGCTGCTCGCCTCCATCCAACGGCGCCTGGTGCTGCGCATGTCCTCCGAGGACGACTACATTTCGATGGACGTTCCCCGTGACGTCCTCGGCGCCACGTCTCCACCGGGCCGCGGCCTGCTGGACGGGTTGGAAGTCCAGCTGGCCGTGCTGGGCGGAAACTCCAACCTGGCGCTGCAGGCACGCGAAGTCCACAAGCTCAGCGAAGCGATGCTCCGCCAGGGCCTGGACACTGCCCCCGGCATCGAGCGGCTTCCGGACCAGGTGGACCTGGACGTCCTTCCCGCCGGCAGTCCGGAACTGCCCGTTATCGGCGTCGACGACGAAACACTCCAGCCCGCCGAGATCATGGCCCGCGGACCGTTGCTGGTGGGCGGCCCTCCGGGCGCCGGCCGGACCGTGGCGTTGGTCACCCTCGCCTACGCCCTCCGCCGCTCCAACCCGGAGGTGGAACTGATCTACATCGGTGCCCGGCGTTCCGCCGTGGCCTCGCTGCCGCTGTGGAACCGCTCAGTGGTGGGTCCGGACGACCTGGCCGAAGTGGTGGAGGACCTGGTGGAGCATTCCTCCGGCAACCCGGGACGGCTGGCCATCTTCATCGAGGGCCTCACGGAGTTCACCGACACCATGGCCGAATCCGGCATGGCGCAGCTGGTCACGGCCTCCATCAAGGCTGATCAATGGGTGGTCGGGGAGTCCGAGTCGTCCACCTGGTCCTCGGCCTGGCAGCTCGCCCAGCCGTTCAAGTCCGGCCGCCGGGGCCTGCTGCTCAACCCCGGAGACATCGAAGGTGACAGCCTGCTCAACACCTCGCTGGGACGCGTCAGCCCCGAATTCATTCCCGGCCGCGGGTACATTGTGGGCCGCGGAAAGGCACGGAAAATCCAGGTGGCCCTGCCGCCGGAAAACCGGGACTGA